A stretch of the Leguminivora glycinivorella isolate SPB_JAAS2020 chromosome 2, LegGlyc_1.1, whole genome shotgun sequence genome encodes the following:
- the LOC125234143 gene encoding probable cyclin-dependent serine/threonine-protein kinase DDB_G0292550 yields MSNSYTGARYTSDWKPSQSIHDSDIDFINRDAIEIITPEQVQTIPNEKSSNAWPQSAIADSVPTPSGNSGQKVTQGLNEDQDQILLESKSSNDNKRTAKSSINRRTSKLIWDASSTEDLILNAVTTQEPGINNQVKSDETGNSVNHRIVTNHNYEVTEPADVRELKPEANSLSNENEYSNKFVNNLSKYNIENDDSLNNYARSTRTLRYKKMLYPSPVPLIPFRYNTLNHLPVDSLLAVLLSNYGFYLHGFYGLPNNYKNLYGYSASNNIHNNKPFGSYKIYSDTDSSN; encoded by the exons ATGAGTAACAGTTATACTGGAGCAAGATATACCAGTGACTGGAAACCATCTCAAAGCATTCATGATAGTGACATAGATTTTATCAACAGAGATGCCATTGAAATAATAACTCCAGAACAAGTGCAAACAATACCAAACGAGAAAAGTTCTAATGCGTGGCCACAATCTGCTATAGCTGATTCAGTACCTACGCCAAGTGGCAATTCAGGACAAAAAG ttacACAAGGATTAAATGAAGATCAAGACCAAATATTGCTTGAATCGAAATCGAGCAATGATAATAAAAGAACTGCTAAAAGTAGCATAAATCGTAGAACATCAAAGTTAATTTGGGATGCCAGTTCAACCGAAGATTTAATTTTGAATGCTGTGACTACACAAGAACCAGGTATCAACAACCAGGTCAAATCAGATGAGACAGGGAATTCAGTAAATCACAGAATTGTGACCAATCATAATTACGAAGTAACTGAACCAGCAGATGTGCGAGAATTGAAACCAGAAGCGAATAGCTTAAGTAATGAAAATGAATATAGTAATAAATTCGTCAATAACCTTTCCAAATATAATATCGAAAATGATGACAGTTTGAACAATTATGCTAGATCCACTCGTACGCTGCGTTACAAGAAAATGTTATACCCATCTCCAGTACCTTTGATACCATTCCGCTACAACACATTGAACCATCTCCCGGTTGATTCATTGCTAGCGGTTTTGCTTTCTAATTATGGATTCTACCTGCATGGATTTTATGGATTGCCAAATAATTACAAGAACTTATATGGGTATTCGGCTTctaataatattcataataataagCCTTTTGGTTCATACAAGATTTATTCTGATACTGATTCTTCAAATTAA